The DNA region CTTAGTAATTTAGACTTTCATCATAGCGAATTGTGAAACACTTGAAAATAATGTGTTAAACAGTTAACAATATAGTTGACTTGAAAAATTATACATATTACTTGGAGAAACACATAAAACTATACGGATATACTAAGTTAACCAGAGAATATCAAAACATACATAGCTAAGACATCGCAAATATTCCTGGGAATTATATAAAAATATAGTCTAGTTTACTGAACTCAGGATATAAACATAATCAAATCAACTCTACCGTTGTAGTCAAGAAGTATCGCACATAGGGGGCTTATAGACGCGTGGGTATTTTTAGGAACTTTCGTACATCATGGGATATGGGTATCGACCTCGGTACTGCTAACACCCTAGTTTATGTATCTGGTAAAGGTATTGTACTTCAAGAGCCTTCTGTAGTTGCTATCGATGTCAACGAAAAGGTAGCACTGGCAGTAGGAGAAGAAGCCAAAAAAATGCTCGGTCGCACACCTGGAAATGTGATTGCCCTCCGCCCCTTGCGCGATGGTGTAATTGCTGATTTCGATATAGCCGAGCTAATGCTCAAAAGCTTTATTGGGCGTGTAAATGAAGGCAAATCTTTAATTTTACCTCGGATTGTCATTGGTATTCCCAGTGGTGTCACAGGAGTAGAAAGGCGAGCTGTGATGGATGCAGCTCACCAAGCAGGAGCAAGAAAAGTTTATTTAATCGATGAACCTGTAGCTGCTGCCATTGGTGCCGGACTACCTGTTGCTGAACCCACTGGCAACATGATCATTGATATTGGTGGTGGTACAACAGAAGTTGCAGTGCTGAGTCTTCAAGGTACAGTGATCAGCGAATCAGTACGCATTGCTGGAGATGAACTGACTGAATCGATCATTCAGTATATTAAGAAAGTTCATAACTTAGTCATTGGTGAACGGACTGCCGAGGACATCAAGATTCGGATGGGTTCTGCTTATCCCACTAATGATGATAATGACATGATGATGGAAATCCGAGGCTTACACCTACTTTCTGGTCTTCCGCGAACTGTTACCATCAAAGCCCCAGAAATCCGTGAAAGTATGCTGGAACCGCTATCAGTAATTATAGAAGCTGTGAAGCGCACATTAGAACGTACACCTCCAGAACTGGCAGCAGACATTATTGACAGAGGTATTATGTTAGCCGGTGGTGGTGCTTTGCTCAAAGGCATAGATACCTTAATTAGCCATGAAACGGGGATTGTGACTCACATTGCCGCCGATCCTCTCTGCTGTGTTGTGCTGGGAACAGGTCGTGTGTTAGAAAACTTTAAACAGTTGGAAAGAGTTGTTATTGAAAGCTCTCGCAATATGTAGCAACAAAAATATCAGGCTGGAGTTCTATT from Nostoc commune NIES-4072 includes:
- a CDS encoding rod shape-determining protein, with protein sequence MGIDLGTANTLVYVSGKGIVLQEPSVVAIDVNEKVALAVGEEAKKMLGRTPGNVIALRPLRDGVIADFDIAELMLKSFIGRVNEGKSLILPRIVIGIPSGVTGVERRAVMDAAHQAGARKVYLIDEPVAAAIGAGLPVAEPTGNMIIDIGGGTTEVAVLSLQGTVISESVRIAGDELTESIIQYIKKVHNLVIGERTAEDIKIRMGSAYPTNDDNDMMMEIRGLHLLSGLPRTVTIKAPEIRESMLEPLSVIIEAVKRTLERTPPELAADIIDRGIMLAGGGALLKGIDTLISHETGIVTHIAADPLCCVVLGTGRVLENFKQLERVVIESSRNM